In Streptomyces alboniger, the following are encoded in one genomic region:
- a CDS encoding iron chaperone, whose amino-acid sequence MSARSATSTDTTSERFTDEERGAMKERAKELKASARRGSRADKAAEDEAAVLAKIAEMRDSDRVMAERIHAVVKASAPDLTPKLWYGMPSYAKDGKVLCFFQSAEKFNARYATFGFSDKAELDEGAMWPASYALKELTAAAEAQIGELVKRAAG is encoded by the coding sequence ATGTCCGCCAGGAGCGCCACCTCGACCGACACGACGTCCGAGCGGTTCACCGACGAGGAGCGCGGCGCGATGAAGGAGCGGGCCAAGGAGCTGAAGGCGTCCGCCCGCCGTGGATCACGTGCCGACAAGGCGGCGGAGGACGAGGCCGCCGTGCTGGCCAAGATCGCCGAGATGCGGGACTCGGACCGGGTCATGGCCGAGCGGATCCACGCCGTCGTCAAGGCGAGCGCACCGGACCTCACGCCGAAGCTCTGGTACGGGATGCCCTCGTACGCCAAGGACGGCAAGGTGCTCTGCTTCTTCCAGAGCGCGGAGAAGTTCAACGCGCGGTACGCGACGTTCGGCTTCAGCGACAAGGCCGAGCTGGATGAAGGCGCCATGTGGCCGGCCTCCTACGCCCTGAAGGAGCTGACCGCGGCCGCC